One Glycine max cultivar Williams 82 chromosome 4, Glycine_max_v4.0, whole genome shotgun sequence DNA segment encodes these proteins:
- the LOC100783326 gene encoding protein DETOXIFICATION 10: protein MLITSCVTLCVRIPLCWVLVFKTRQNNVGGALAMSISIWSNVFFHGLYMRYSPTCAKTGAPIFMELFQRLWEFFRFAIPSAVMICLEWWPFELIILLSGLLLNPQLETSVLSVCTRISNELGVGNPRGARVSVRAAMPFAVVETTIVSGTLFACRHVFGYIFSNEKEVVDSVTLMAPLVCIWVILDNIQGVLAGVARGC, encoded by the exons ATGCTTATAACATCTTGTGTCACTCTATGTGTCCGCATACCCCTTTGTTGGGTTTTGGTGTTCAAGACTAGACAGAATAATGTTGGTGGAGCATTAGCAATGAGCATTTCAATATGGTCAAATGTGTTTTTTCATGGATTATACATGAGATATTCTCCTACATGTGCAAAAACTGGTGCACCCATTTTTATGGAATTGTTCCAAAGACTTTGGGAGTTCTTTCGTTTTGCTATCCCTTCTGCAGTAATGATTTG CCTTGAATGGTGGCCATTTGAGCTGATTATCTTGTTGTCTGGGCTGTTACTAAATCCACAACTTGAAACTTCTGTTTTATCCGTTTG CACAAGAATTTCAAATGAATTAGGAGTGGGGAATCCACGTGGTGCCCGTGTTTCTGTGAGGGCTGCAATGCCTTTTGCGGTCGTTGAGACAACTATAGTTAGCGGAACCCTCTTTGCTTGTCGCCATGTTTTTGGCTATATTTTTAGCAATGAGAAGGAAGTTGTAGATTCTGTCACTCTCATGGCTCCTTTGGTTTGCATATGGGTTATACTTGACAACATACAAGGTGTTCTCGCAG GGGTTGCTAGAGGTTGTTGA
- the LOC100499705 gene encoding Signal peptidase complex-like protein DTM1-like, giving the protein MANDAALRTSLLWLAAVILVVGICTHSFKKMMATYVLGVLGIAALLLPDWDYFNRDFSRWPYPVTAEERANSSIHAQGSGFLRFANSPLRVIAYSVVYGYAMYKWWEYVST; this is encoded by the exons ATGGCAAACGACGCTGCTCTGAGAACCTCTCTGCTCTGGCTTGCAGCAGTTATATTGGTGGTTGGAATATGCACCCACTCTTTCAAGAAGATGATGGCCACCTATGTCTTGGGTGTTCTTGGGATTGCTGCTCTGCTTCTTCCTGATTGGGATTACTTCAACCGAGATTTCTCTCGTTGGCCTTACCCTGTCACTGCTGAGGAAAGGGCCAATTCTTCTATTCATGCCCAAGGATCTGGTTTTTTAAG GTTTGCGAATTCTCCTCTGAGGGTGATTGCTTATAGCGTGGTTTATGGATATGCTATGTACAAATGGTGGGAGTATGTATCAACCTAA
- the LOC100816623 gene encoding probable mitochondrial adenine nucleotide transporter BTL3 encodes MAMQAGELCQHQSPHCPLIFFNPIPDFGSFSGGLFLEPKIPDSFVRSISLKIHSTPFSESNPRRHRRRVPAACFLSVSLPSANLVTEPKLQNGEHVSDQVTTSNGVVLQRKVRVRGGNAVNTTKHLWAGAVAAMVSRTCVAPLERLKLEYIVRGEKRSIFELISKIASSQGLRGFWKGNLVNILRTAPFKAVNFCAYDTYRKQLLRFSGNEETTNFERFIAGAAAGITATIICLPLDTIRTKLVAPGGEALGGVIGAFRYMIRTEGFFSLYKGLVPSIISMAPSGAVFYGVYDILKSAYLHSPEGMKRIQNMHKQGQELSAFDQLELGPVRTLLNGAIAGACAEAATYPFEVVRRQLQLQVQATKLSSFATFAKIVEQGGIPALYAGLIPSLLQVLPSASISFFVYEFMKIVLKVE; translated from the exons ATGGCAATGCAGGCAGGGGAACTCTGTCAGCACCAAAGTCCACATTGCCCTCTCATTTTCTTCAACCCGATTCCCGATTTTGGTTCCTTCAGCGGAGGGTTGTTTCTCGAGCCCAAAATCCCCGATTCCTTCGTTCGTTCCATTTCGCTGAAGATCCACTCCACTCCCTTTTCAGAATCCAATCCTCGCCGCCACCGGAGAAGGGTTCCGGCAGCGTGCTTTCTATCGGTGAGCTTGCCGAGTGCAAATCTCGTTACCGAACCCAAACTGCAAAATGGCGAACACGTGTCAGACCAGGTGACAACCTCAAACGGTGTCGTTCTGCAAAGAAAGGTTAGGGTACGAGGAGGCAATGCCGTCAACACCACCAAACATCTCTGGGCCGGTGCTGTAGCCGCTATGGTCTCTAG AACTTGTGTGGCTCCACTTGAAAGGCTTAAGTTGGAGTACATAGTCCGTGGTGAGAAGAGGAGCATATTCGAGCTTATTAGCAAAATTGCTTCTTCTCAAGGGTTGAGAGGATTTTGGAAAGGCAACCTTGTGAATATTCTGCGGACAGCTCCATTCAAAGCGGTTAATTTTTGTGCTTACGATACTTATAGAAAGCAGCTGCTTAGGTTTTCTGGGAATGAGGAAACTACCAATTTTGAGAGGTTTATTGCTGGTGCTGCTGCTGGGATTACTGCTACCATTATCTGCCTCCCTCTTGACACT ATCCGAACCAAGTTGGTGGCACCTGGTGGAGAAGCTTTGGGCGGTGTAATTGGTGCTTTCAGATACATGATTCGAACTGAAGGATTCTTTTCTCTTTACAAGGGTTTAGTGCCATCAATTATAAGTATGGCACCTTCTGGGGCAGTTTTTTATGGTGTATATGATATACTGAAGTCAGCTTATCTGCATTCACCAGAAGGAATGAAGAGAATCCAGAATATGCATAAACAGGGTCAGGAACTGAGTGCCTTTGACCAACTTGAGTTGGGACCGGTAAGGACATTGTTGAATGGGGCTATTGCTGGTGCTTGTGCAGAAGCTGCTACATACCCATTTGAAGTGGTGAGAAGGCAACTTCAATTGCAAGTCCAGGCTACAAAATTAAGTTCTTTTGCAACATTTGCCAAAATAGTTGAACAGGGAGGCATTCCAGCTCTCTATGCAGGACTTATTCCCAGCTTATTACAG GTGCTTCCTTCAGCTTCCATAAGTTTCTTTGTCTATGAGTTCATGAAGATTGTTCTGAAAGTGGAGTAG
- the LOC100306574 gene encoding uncharacterized protein LOC100306574 (The RefSeq protein has 1 substitution compared to this genomic sequence) gives MVSFHKALAESTPKPEIHAEFEASSKKRKWEEPLTEGFFKDQIEKRKSVFDIELHPETPFSSDKWRQYLTIQSGQIQLCNTRTTTENPKKSSEEPPSSHHMSLNLGLNLTCESPRKKEEGYGYEMNEKKSSGSSPGGLSEREDLCKKDSDGKILSPSWLSSSEDDYKEMVATVCMRCHMLVMLCKSSPSCPNCKFMHPPDQNPSKFLKRRCSLFC, from the exons ATGGTCTCGTTTCACAAGGCGCTGGCCGAGAGTACTCCAAAGCCAGAAATTCATGCAGAATTCGAAGcatcatcaaagaaaagaaagtgggaAGAGCCATTAACCGAAGGTTTCTTCAAGGATCAAATAGAGAAAAGGAAATCCGTCTTTGATATAGAGCTTCACCCTGAGACCCCTTTTTCTTCAGATAAATGGCGTCAATACCTCACTATTCAG TCAGGGCAGATACAGTTGTGTAACACAAGAACAACAACAGAGAACCCCAAAAAAAGCTCCGAAGAACCACCTTCTTCTCATCACATGAGTTTAAACCTTGAGCTAAATTTGACGTGTGAATCAccgaggaaaaaagaagaaggttaTGGTTATGAAATGAATGAGAAAAAGAGTTCTGGTTCTTCCCCTGGGGGTTTGAGTGAACGTGAGGATCTGTGTAAAAAAGATTCAGATGGTAAAATTCTTTCTCCCTCGTGGTTGTCATCATCTGAAGATGATTACAAAGAGATGGTTGCAACAGTTTGCATGCGCTGCCACATGTTGGTCATGCTATGCAAGTCATCTCCTTCATGTCCTAACTGCAAATTCATGCACCCACCAGATCAGAACCCTTCAAAATTCTTAAAGAGAAGATGCAGTCTCTTCTgctag